In Rutidosis leptorrhynchoides isolate AG116_Rl617_1_P2 chromosome 2, CSIRO_AGI_Rlap_v1, whole genome shotgun sequence, one genomic interval encodes:
- the LOC139890150 gene encoding secreted RxLR effector protein 161-like, with product MSVSEKLSKDESKKSVCEKTYRGIIGSLLYLTASRPDIMFATCLCARYQADPKESHYKVVKRIFRYLKGTPNLGLWFPKGSGFDLIGYTDADYAGCKLDRNNTSGGCQLLGEKLVSWSSKKQNSVATSTVEAEYVAAGGCCAQLLWMQHQLADYDVILSKTPIMCDNESAIAITENPVFHSRTKHIEISHHFIRDCLKKGKVVLKFVGTNDQLADIFTKPLSEERHFYILERLGMLNPSPEMLSGFSRDVIWRI from the coding sequence ATGAGTGTGTCAGAGAAACTGAGTAAAGATGAATCTAAAAAATCTGTGTGTGAAAAGACTTACAGGGGAATAATTGGTTCATTATTATACCTAACTGCTAGCAGACCTGATATCATGTTTGCTACATGTTTATGTGCAAGATATCAGGCAGACCCAAAAGAATCTCATTATAAGGTTGTTAAAAGAATTTTCAGGTACCTAAAAGGGACTCCTAACTTGGGTCTGTGGTTTCCCAAAGGTTCTGGTTTTGATCTCATTGGGTATACAGATGCTGACTATGCAGGGTGTAAGTTGGATAGAAATAACACTTCTGGTGGTTGTCAATTATTGGGTGAAAAATTGGTTAGTTGGTCAAGTAAAAAGCAAAAttctgttgctacttcaactgtagAAGCTGAGTATGTTGCTGCTGGTggatgttgtgctcaattgttatGGATGCAACATCAATTGGCAGATTATGATGTGATCCTGTCAAAGACTCCTATCatgtgtgataatgaaagtgcaATTGCAATAACTGAAAATCCCGTGTTTCATTCAAGAACTAAACACATTGAGATTAGTCATCACTTCATCAGAGATTGTCTTAAAAAAGGAAAAGTTGTGCTAAAATTTGTGGGAACTAATGATCAGTTGGCTGATATTTTTACAAAACCTTTAAGTGAAGAAAGACATTTTTATATTTTGGAAAGGTTGGGCATGTTGAACCCTTCTCCAGAGATGTTATCTGGCTTCTCCAGAGATGTTATCTGGAGAATCTGA